In Brassica napus cultivar Da-Ae unplaced genomic scaffold, Da-Ae ScsIHWf_528;HRSCAF=793, whole genome shotgun sequence, the following are encoded in one genomic region:
- the LOC106451913 gene encoding B3 domain-containing protein At3g18960, translated as MVTTRQKKAGVTTASHRRPPSEPDSSVKKFWNVVLPSTMKRNMMMIPPKFVNLQGSTLSEFVTVETPVGFRRSIKLKRIGEEIWLHGGWSEFAEAHSISEGHFLFFDYKGNSTFSVMIFHVSACEIDYPLDEVHISDSDSDDDVMDVTDEGFRGTQATRRNDQSVNGGGIEHNRKKRARDDEFDKILNDLDGMKLLEEEEDGKRVFRGQQFF; from the exons ATGGTTACTACACGGCAAAAGAAGGCCGGAGTCACCACAGCCTCTCACCGCCGGCCACCATCGGAGCCAGATTCTTCTGTGAAGAAGTTCTGGAACGTGGTTTTACCCTCAACAatgaagagaaacatgatg ATGATTCCACCAAAATTTGTGAACCTACAAGGGTCTACACTCTCTGAATTCGTTACAGTGGAGACTCCTGTGGGATTCAGGCGTTCTATAAAGCTTAAGCGGATCGGTGAAGAGATTTGGTTACACGGCGGTTGGAGTGAGTTTGCAGAGGCTCATTCCATCAGTGAAGGCCATTTTCTCTTCTTCGACTACAAAGGAAACTCAACTTTCAGTGTTATGATCTTCCATGTTTCGGCTTGTGAGATTGACTATCCTCTGGATGAAGTTCATATCAGTGACAGCGACAGCGACGATGATGTAATGGACGTTACAGACGAAGGGTTTCGTGGAACTCAAGCTACAAGGAGAAATGACCAATCTGTGAATGGTGGTGGTATAGAACACAACCGCAAGAAGAGAGCAAGAGACGACGAGTTTGATAAGATTCTAAACG ATCTTGATGGGATGAAACTgcttgaggaagaagaagacggcAAAAGAGTCTTCAGGGGACAACAGTTCTTTTAA
- the LOC125604381 gene encoding uncharacterized protein LOC125604381: MLQDGSPHGDSQTDSTAASNAKRYLLNQEYIKRGKTKKGTIYGLGSAQYKNSSPSVPIPVSLKRNLDVDMRMSGFETTISEVKEDIAGVKEDFTALKTEINAFKTEVTGGMSASQATLNIILQTLQSQASTPASTAQPFQPQAQPQAPVQSHHQPQPQAQSTAPPQHLSTNTHSDLDRWCQELDM; encoded by the exons ATGTTACAAGATGGATCTCCACATGGCGACAGTCAAACCGACTCCACTGCTGCTTCAAATGCAAAGCGCTACCTTCTCAACCAAGAATACATCAAG AGAGGAAAGACAAAGAAGGGCACAATCTATGGCCTTGGCAGTGCTCAGTACAAGAACAGCAGTCCTTCTGTGCCAATTCCTGTCTCACTCAAGCGCAACCTTGACGTGGATATGCGCATGTCTGGCTTCGAGACCACCATTTCTGAAGTCAAGGAAGACATTGCTGGAGTCAAGGAAGATTTCACTGCTTTGAAGACAGAGATCAATGCTTTCAAGACTGAAGTCACAGGGGGGATGTCTGCAAGCCAAGCAACTCTCAACATTATTCTGCAAACTCTCCAATCTCAAGCTTCCACTCCTGCCTCAACTGCACAACCATTTCAGCCTCAAGCTCAGCCCCAAGCTCCAGTTCAATCTCATCATCAGCCACAACCTCAAGCTCAGTCTACGGCTCCACCACAACATCTCTCGACCAATACCCATTCTGATTTAGATAGGTGGTGCCAAGAACTTGATATGTAA
- the LOC106451915 gene encoding protein JINGUBANG: protein MVIAAAETSGTHHRRPTFAAFLNTDEEEQSHAADVIDPTSTSVNNQQLQSYASTTSGESSPNQVPSPWNQTYSPYYTDTTTTPTMSPSPWSQTYSPYYKSPWIYQTTPNVDDDSDNGLVGTIVRQEGHVYSLAASGDLLFTGSDSKNVRVWKDLKDFAGFKSTSGSVKAIVITGNNRIFTGHQDGKIRIWRGSKKRTGVYSRIGSLPSTKEFLTKSVNPKNYVQVRRHKNVLKIRHYDAVSCLSLNEELGLLYSGSWDKTLKVWRLSDSKCLESIQAHDDAVNTVAAGFDDLVFTGSADGTLKVWKRELQGKRTKHFLANVLMKQENAVTALAVNLTACVVYSGTSDGSVNFWEGKKYLSHGGILRGHRMAVLCLAAAGSLVLSGGADKNICVWRRNGDGTHTCLSVLMDHVGPVKCLTAVEEAEKDGNEGRWIVYSGSLDKSVKVWRVTETAPPVIG from the coding sequence ATGGTTATAGCTGCTGCAGAAACCAGTGGTACTCATCACCGGAGACCCACTTTCGCTGCTTTCTTAAACACCGACGAAGAAGAACAGAGTCATGCTGCTGATGTCATCGATCCTACCAGCACCAGCGTCAATAACCAACAACTTCAAAGCTATGCTTCGACCACGAGCGGCGAATCGTCTCCAAACCAGGTCCCATCTCCATGGAATCAGACATACTCTCCGTACTACACCGACACAACAACGACGCCGACCATGTCTCCATCTCCATGGAGCCAGACTTACTCTCCGTATTACAAGTCTCCTTGGATCTACCAAACGACCCCAAACGTAGATGATGATTCAGACAACGGTTTGGTCGGTACGATCGTGAGACAAGAAGGTCATGTCTACTCGTTGGCTGCTTCAGGAGATCTTCTATTCACCGGATCCGATTCCAAGAACGTTCGGGTCTGGAAAGATCTCAAGGACTTCGCCGGTTTTAAATCAACCAGTGGTTCAGTCAAAGCGATTGTGATAACCGGAAATAACCGAATTTTCACCGGTCATCAAGACGGTAAAATCCGAATTTGGAGAGGGTCTAAGAAAAGAACCGGAGTATATTCACGGATCGGGAGCTTACCGAGTACGAAGGAGTTTCTGACCAAATCGGTTAACCCGAAGAACTACGTCCAGGTTCGTCGCCATAAAAACGTTCTGAAGATACGACACTACGACGCCGTTTCGTGTCTAAGCCTGAACGAAGAGCTCGGTTTACTCTACTCCGGTTCGTGGGACAAGACTCTCAAAGTCTGGAGACTCTCAGACTCGAAATGCCTAGAATCGATTCAGGCTCACGACGACGCCGTCAACACCGTCGCCGCCGGGTTCGACGACTTGGTGTTCACCGGCTCAGCCGACGGAACTTTGAAAGTGTGGAAACGCGAGCTTCAAGGGAAAAGGACGAAGCATTTTCTCGCAAACGTGTTGATGAAGCAAGAGAACGCTGTGACGGCGTTAGCGGTTAACTTAACGGCGTGTGTTGTTTACTCTGGAACTTCAGACGGTTCCGTTAATTTCTGGGAAGGGAAGAAGTATCTTTCTCACGGCGGGATTCTCCGCGGCCATCGTATGGCGGTGCTCTGCCTCGCCGCCGCCGGGAGTCTGGTGCTGAGCGGCGGAGCGGATAAGAATATATGTGTATGGAGGAGGAACGGCGATGGGACGCACACGTGTCTCTCGGTGTTGATGGACCACGTGGGACCCGTCAAGTGTTTGACGGCGGTGGAAGAGGCGGAGAAAGATGGCAACGAGGGAAGATGGATAGTGTATAGTGGAAGCTTGGATAAATCGGTGAAGGTGTGGCGCGTGACGGAGACTGCGCCTCCGGTGATTGGCTGA
- the LOC111203076 gene encoding uncharacterized protein LOC111203076: MAPSTGIPNESRRRPRSTGLQLPDMRQGRPQLTLSEPSAMAPSFSPPMSVPPGAVPHASAGSSSAAPAAPAPYVRRREDALLRAPSRRNQPHLHPDKINGALWFGIDPEVHAFIRATWQGNYWGSWASWNFVPPEKKDQWWHAFIQHYYWEDQFHDEIYLKWKKQTQVTVCGRISQKKRDNRQPSYMSDAHWATMVEKYNTEQAKKKSAKAAKSRKSAPVGKKMHKHGAGPRCFLNIQYNMMVDEGLDEPPSYTALARKTHTGKNGSFLDERTE; encoded by the exons ATGGCTCCTTCGACCGGAATCCCAAACGAATCCCGTCGTCGCCCGCGCTCTACCGGATTACAGCTCCCAG ATATGCGGCAAGGGAGACCTCAGTTGACCTTATCGGAGCCTTCTGCCATGGCCCCATCTTTTTCTCCTCCCATGTCTGTACCTCCTGGAGCTGTTCCTCACGCATCTGCCGGCTCTTCAAGTGCAGCGCCTGCGGCTCCTGCCCCTTATGTCAGGAGAAGAGAAGATGCTCTACTACGTGCGCCATCTAGACGTAACCAGCCACACCTCCATCCTGACAAGATCAATGGAGCATTGTG GTTTGGTATTGATCCTGAAGTCCATGCTTTTATCCGAGCAACATGGCAGGGAAACTATTGGGGGTCGTGGGCAAGCTGGAACTTCGTTCCACCTGAGAAGAAGGATCAGTGGTGGCATGCGTTCATT CAACACTACTACTGGGAGGACCAATTCCATGATGAAATCTACTTGAAATGGAAGAAACAAACTCAGGTTACCGTCTGTGGCCGCATCAGCCAGAAAAAGAGAGATAACCGGCAACCTTCCTACATGTCAGACGCTCACTGGGCAACAATGGTTGAGAAGTACAACACTGAGCAAGCGAAAAAGAAGAGTGCAAAAGCTGCAAAATCTCGTAAGTCTGCTCCAGTTGGGAAGAAGATGCACAAGCACGGTGCAGGCCCACGCTGTTTCCTTAACATTCAGTATAATATG ATGGTTGATGAAGGTTTGGATGAACCACCTTCATACACAGCCCTTGCGAGGAAGACTCACACGGGTAAAAACGGCTCCTTCTTAGACGAACGTACAGAGTAG
- the LOC106453929 gene encoding B3 domain-containing transcription factor VRN1-like, which produces MPRPFFHKLIFSSTIQEKRLRVPDKFVSKFKDELSVAVALTVPDGHVWRVGLRKSDNNKIYFQDGWQEFVDRYSIRIGYLLIFRYEGNSAFSVYIYNLSHSEINYHSSALMDTAHTHLKRARLFEDLEDEDAAEVVYPSSSVYPSSQQHPEVTVAAIKGYASPAIQSFFAGPPVKAEEATPTPKVTKKRGRKKKNAVPEEVNSSAPRDDDPESRSKFYESASARKRTVTAEERERAINAAKTFEPTNPFFRVVLRPSYLYRGCIMYLPSGFAEKYLSGISGFIKVQLGEKQWPVRCLYKAGRAKFSQGWYEFTLENNLGEGDVCVFELLRTRDFVLKVTAYRVNSI; this is translated from the exons AGGGTTCCAGATAAGTTTGTGAGTAAATTCAAGGACGAGCTATCCGTCGCAGTTGCACTCACAGTACCCGATGGTCACGTCTGGCGTGTAGGACTAAGAAAATCCGACAACAACAAAATCTACTTTCAAGATGGTTGGCAAGAGTTTGTCGACCGTTACTCAATCCGCATTGGCTATCTTCTCATCTTCAGATACGAAGGCAACTCTGCCTTCAGCGTCTACATTTACAACTTATCACACTCCGAGATCAACTACCATTCCTCCGCTCTCATGGACACCGCACACACCCACCTCAAACGCGCACGTTTGTTTGAAGACCTCGAAGATGAAGACGCCGCCGAGGTTGTTTATCCTTCTTCTTCTGTGTATCCGTCATCACAACAGCATCCTGAAGTTACTGTGGCCGCTATTAAAGGGTACGCTAGTCCAGCTATCCAGAGCTTCTTCGCTGGACCACCTGTTAAAGCTGAAGAGGCGACACCAACTCCTAAAGTTACTAAGAAGAgagggaggaagaagaagaacgctGTTCCTG AGGAAGTAAACTCATCTGCTCCGAGGGATGATGACCCGGAGAGCCGTTCAAAGTTCTACGAGAGTGCTTCTGCGAGGAAGAGAACGGTGACTGcagaggaaagagagagagccaTCAATGCAGCTAAAACGTTCGAGCCAACGAACCCTTTCTTCAGAGTTGTTCTGCGACCATCTTACCTATACAGAGGCTGCATCATG TATCTGCCTTCTGGATTTGCTGAGAAGTACTTAAGTGGGATCTCGGGATTCATCAAGGTCCAGCTCGGGGAGAAACAGTGGCCAGTGAGATGCCTCTACAAAGCAGGGAGAGCCAAGTTCAGCCAAGGATGGTACGAGTTCACTCTGGAGAACAACCTAGGAGAAGGTGACGTCTGCGTGTTCGAGCTGCTTAGAACCAGAGACTTCGTCCTGAAAGTAACGGCCTATCGAGTCAACTCAATCTAG
- the LOC106451917 gene encoding proteasome assembly chaperone 2-like produces the protein MEFVVEEGKLVHEECSTLILPALSIGNVGQLAVDLLVSSTAAERVGYLDDLNLLPCVGNDAYGPLPCGDIALPLEVYESSSTATTLAQQRSPVAKGMMIKFAENIAEFAASSGKKHVIVLSSLDFQRLHNLDLSRGPQVYYLSNAESDGRDDHCERLGFGRLGEYDPEGRCWKYLSSVFDKNNKEELSFPSEDELEDIDYYPSLPFAALFSAFKARGLKVTCLLCYCSEGDNIPDAFLLAEAASKLTGLTPDKFHGEEGGKWRIPYSWKSMYGAPPDMSMF, from the exons ATGGAGTTTGTAGTTGAAGAAGGAAAGCTAGTTCATGAAGAATGCTCGACTTTGATTCTA CCTGCATTGTCAATTGGGAACGTAGGGCAGCTGGCTGTTGATCTTCTAGTGTCATCTACGGCTGCAGAGAGAGTTGGTTATCTAGATGATCTCAATCTCCTTCCTTGTGTTGGCAATGACGCTTATGGCCCTCTTCCTTGTGGTGATATTGCTCTTCCTCTCGAGG TTTATGAGTCATCTTCAACTGCTACTACTCTTGCTCAGCAAAGGTCTCCTGTTGCAAAG GGAATGATGATTAAATTTGCGGAGAATATAGCAGAGTTTGCTGCTTCAAGTGGAAAGAAGCATGTTATTGTGCTTTCTAGTTTAGACTTCCAGAGGCTGCACAACTTGGATTTGTCAAG AGGCCCACAGGTGTATTATCTGTCTAACGCCGAATCTGATGGAAGAGATGATCACTGTGAAAGGCTCGGATTTGGAAGATTGGGCGAGTATGATCCAGAAGGAAGATGTTGGAAGTACCTTAGCTCTGTCTTTGACAAGAACAATAAAGAAGAGCTGTCTTTCCCTTCAGAAGATGAGCTTGAAGACATAGACTACTACCCAAGCTTGCCATTTGCTGCTCTTTTCTCAGCTTTTAAG GCAAGAGGCTTGAAGGTGACATGCCTGCTATGTTACTGTTCTGAAGGAGACAACATTCCTGATGCATTCCTCCTAGCAGAGGCTGCATCTAAGCTTACGGGTTTAACTCCTGACAAGTTCCAtg GGGAAGAAGGTGGGAAGTGGCGGATACCGTATTCGTGGAAGAGTATGTATGGAGCTCCTCCTGATATGTCCATGTTTTAA
- the LOC106403885 gene encoding uncharacterized protein LOC106403885 — MSYYFQNREWMDRHIDPVDNNVSREFSEGVEVFIAFASSQNSFMERKTMLCPCVSCGNRKQRDVRTVSRHLYRVGFKSNYYVWSSHGETYYDAGESSTGGQFMGDEARYVGGPYEENIPGGDFGSTEIPENLMEEPNEEQYEEGVFEAFEAANQPLYDGCVEGISQLYLASRLMKVKTDHNLAESCMDELSQTFRDVLPQPNIAPESYYEMKKLTKSLGLPVVKIDICEDNCMLFWKEDRELMACRFCGKDRYHQKNHGKGKRRPKQRMFYLPITERLKRLYQQEATASQMRWHAEHESPEGEMHHPSDAAAWKHFNKVYPDFAAESRNVYLGLATDGFNPVGMSGESHSVWPVIVTPYNLPPGMCMKREYFFLSVLVPGPRHPKKSIDIYLQPLIEELKSLWSDGVEAYDVSKKQNFTMRAALMWTINDFPAYGMMSGWMTHGRLACPYCLDDTKSFWLQHGRKHSWFDCHRMFLPREHPYRRNVQAFRKGQTVTDDPPPWLTGEEILRERINNIEGLKETVDCGGNGHEKPASTINGYGKDHNWVKKSIFWELPYWENLLLRHNLDFMHVEKNFFDNLINTVLNVPGKTKDNAKSRMDLPDLCRRSELHMKDDGTMPVPIFRLSKEDKKEFLRWLKNDIKFPDGYASKFSRCIDETNSKISGLKSHDCHVIMQRLLPFAFKELLPKSVHIAISGT; from the coding sequence AtgtcttattattttcaaaatcgaGAGTGGATGGATCGACACATTGATCCAGTTGATAATAATGTTTCGAGAGAATTTAGCGAAGGTGTTGAAGTTTTTATCGCATTTGCCTCGAGTCAAAATTCTTTTATGGAGCGAAAAACCATGCTATGTCCTTGTGTAAGTTGTGGAAACCGAAAGCAACGTGATGTAAGAACCGTATCCCGCCATCTTTACCGAGTCGGCTTCAAAAGTAATTATTATGTATGGTCAAGCCATGGAGAAACCTACTATGACGCTGGAGAATCTTCGACGGGAGGTCAATTTATGGGAGATGAAGCAAGATATGTAGGCGGACCATATGAAGAGAACATTCCTGGAGGAGACTTTGGGTCAACTGAAATACCGGAGAATTTGATGGAGGAACCCAACGAAGAGCAATATGAAGAAGGAGTGTTTGAAGCTTTTGAAGCCGCTAATCAACCACTATATGATGGATGTGTTGAAGGTATTTCTCAACTATACTTGGCATCTCGTTTAATGAAAGTAAAAACTGATCATAATTTGGCGGAGTCATGTATGGATGAGTTATCACAAACTTTTAGAGATGTTTTGCCACAACCAAATATAGCTCCTGAGTCATATTATGAGATGAAGAAGCTGACGAAGTCGCTTGGCCTCCCTGTCGTGAAGATCGATATTTGTGAAGATAATTGCATGTTATTTTGGAAAGAAGATCGCGAGTTGATGGCGTGTCGGTTTTGTGGAAAAGATAGATATCACCAGAAGAACCATGGAAAAGGGAAAAGGCGTCCAAAACAGAGAATGTTCTATTTGCCTATTACGGAGAGGTTGAAGCGTCTTTACCAACAAGAGGCTACTGCATCACAAATGCGATGGCACGCAGAACATGAGTCGCCAGAAGGAGAAATGCACCACCCTTCTGATGCAGCAGCGTGGAAGCATTTTAACAAGGTATATCCTGATTTCGCTGCGGAAAGTCGAAATGTTTATCTAGGATTAGCAACAGATGGATTTAATCCAGTGGGTATGAGCGGTGAATCCCACTCGGTCTGGCCCGTCATCGTAACCCCATATAACCTACCTCCTGGTATGTGTATGAAAagagaatatttctttttatcagtaCTAGTTCCTGGGCCAAGGCATCCAAAGAAGAGCATTGATATCTATCTGCAGCCGTTAATTGAAGAACTAAAAAGTTTGTGGAGCGATGGAGTCGAAGCCTATGATGTCTCGAAGAAGCaaaattttacgatgcgagccgCACTAATGTGGACAATTAATGACTTTCCCGCTTACGGCATGATGTCCGGATGGATGACTCATGGCCgtttagcttgtccatattgtcttgatGATACAAAGTCTTTTTGGTTGCAACATGGAAGGAAGCATAGCTGGTTTGACTGCCATAGAATGTTCTTGCCTAGGGAGCATCCTTACAGAAGAAATGTCCAAGCTTTTCGAAAGGGGCAGACGgtaactgatgatcctccaccATGGTTGACGGGAGAAGAAATTCTTCGCGAAAGAATCAACAACATCGAAGGACTGAAGGAAACGGTCGATTGTGGAGGAAATGGACACGAGAAACCTGCAAGCACTATAAACGGCTACGGCAAAGACCACAATTGGGTGAAGAAAAGTATCTTTTGGGAGTTGCCGTATTGGGAAAACCTGCTTCTTCGCCATAACCTGGACTTCATGCACGTTGAGAAAAATTTCTTCGATAATCTTATCAACACGGTGCTTAATGTTCccgggaagacaaaagataatgcAAAGTCGAGGATGGATCTACCTGATTTATGCAGACGGTCTGAGTTACATATGAAGGATGATGGAACGATGCCAGTCCCGATATTCCGGTTGTCGAAGGAGGATAAAAAAGAATTTCTGCGATGGttgaaaaatgatataaaatttccAGATGGATACGCTTCAAAGTTTAGTAGGTGTATAGACGAGACGAATAGCAAGATTTCAGGTCTgaaaagtcatgattgtcaCGTCATTATGCAGCGACTTCTCCCATTCGCGTTTAAGGAATTACTTCCCAAAAGTGTTCACATTGCCATTTCAGGTacataa
- the LOC106451914 gene encoding magnesium transporter MRS2-4-like: MGEGNLSFRRLSSIRHRKKRTAAKDEAESSLISSSPPPTPITPAAVVAKAAKKKAGGARLWMRFDRTGAMEVVECDKSTIIKRASVPPRDLRILGPVFSHSSNILAREKAIVVNLEVIKLIVTAEEVLLLDPLRPEVLPFVERLKQQFPQNTDASGNVVQSSSLLDQEAGEGLQSELPFEFQVLEIALEVVCSLLDTSVDALETEAWPVLDELTKNVSIENLEYVRSLKSNLTRLLARVQKVRDEIEHLLDDNEDMADLYLTRKWIQQNEQSEAELGETASNRLSRATSNRSSSMVTSNTKDDDVEDLEMLLEAYFMQLERMRNRILTVREYIDDTEDYVNIQLDNQRNEMIQLQLTLTIASFAITANTLLVSLFGMNIHCPLYEMDDVFGYFLSTVTAVCVVLFMLTLGYARWKKLLGS, translated from the exons ATGGGAGAAGGCAACTTGTCGTTTCGCCGTCTTTCCAGCATCCGCCACCGCAAGAAGCGCACTGCGGCTAAGGATGAAGCAGAGAGTAGCCTCATCTCGTCTTCACCGCCTCCTACGCCGATCACTCCAGCTGCGGTTGTTGCGAAGGCGGCGAAGAAGAAAGCTGGAGGAGCGAGGTTGTGGATGAGGTTTGATCGGACTGGAGCTATGGAAGTAGTGGAATGCGACAAGAGTACAATCATCAAACGTGCTTCTGTCCCCCCTAGAGATCTAAGGATTCTTGGACCTGTCTTCTCTCACTCTTCTAACATTCTTG CGAGGGAGAAAGCTATTGTTGTGAACTTAGAAGTCATAAAGTTAATAGTTACCGCTGAAGAAGTGCTGCTCTTGGATCCTCTCCGTCCTGAAGTTCTTCCATTCGTTGAACGACTCAAGCAGCAGTTTCCTCAGAACACTGATGCTTCTGGAAACGTTGTGCAATCCTCTTCTCTTCTTGATCAAGAAGCTGGAGAGGGTTTGCAGAGTGAGCTTCCTTTTGAGTTCCAGGTTCTCGAGATTGCGCTTGAGGTTGTCTGCTCGCTTCTTGATACGAGCGTTGATGCACTTGAGACAGAAGCTTGGCCTGTTCTTGATGAACTAACCAAGAATGTCAGCATTGAGAATCTTGAATACGTTCGAAGCTTGAAAAGTAATCTCACCCGCTTGCTAGCCCGTGTACAAAAG GTGAGAGATGAAATCGAACATTTGTTAGATGACAACGAAGACATGGCAGACTTGTACTTAACAAGGAAATGGATCCAGCAGAACGAGCAATCCGAAGCAGAACTTGGTGAGACCGCATCAAATCGTCTTAGCCGGGCCACATCAAACAGAAGCTCCAGTATGGTGACGAGTAATACGAAGGACGACGACGTGGAGGATCTAGAGATGTTGCTGGAGGCATACTTCATGCAACTAGAGAGAATGAGGAACAGGATTCTCACGGTGAGGGAGTACATTGACGACACAGAAGACTACGTGAACATACAACTTGATAACCAACGTAACGAAATGATTCAGCTGCAACTTACGCTGACCATAGCCTCGTTTGCGATCACTGCAAACACCTTGTTGGTAAGCTTGTTCGGAATGAATATACATTGTCCATTGTATGAGATGGATGATGTCTTTGGTTACTTTCTGTCGACTGTTACTGCTGTTTGCGTTGTGCTTTTCATGCTCACCCTTGGTTACGCAAGGTGGAAGAAGCTGCTTGGCTCATAA
- the LOC106451912 gene encoding pentatricopeptide repeat-containing protein At3g18970, giving the protein MSSVFPGPRFLSLLHRNSKTLIQAKQLHGQLVIHGCRDNSLLGKLIGHYCSKQSTESSKLAHSLVFPRYSNPDKFLFNTLLKCSNPEDSIRIFTNWVSKSSLLYLNERTFVFLLGACARSGSSSRVGRIVHGMVMKLGFLYNSELIGTTLLHFYAKHGDLRYARKVFDEMPERTSVTWNAMIGGYCSHKDKGNHNARKGMILFRRFSCCGDGVSRPTDTTMVCVLSAISQMGLLEAGALVHGYIEKLGFTPEVDVFIGTGLVDMYSKCGCLNSAISVFELMRAKNVLTWTSMATGLALNGRGNETPSLLNRMAESGIKPNEVTFTSLLSAYRHNGLVQEGLELFRSMRTRFGVTPVIQHYGCIVDLLGKAGRLQEAYEFVLAMPIKPDAIMLRSLCNACSIYGETVLGEEIGKALTEMEQEEKGSDCEDYVALSNVLASKGKWVEVEKLRDEMKERRIRTRPGYSFV; this is encoded by the coding sequence ATGAGCTCTGTTTTCCCTGGACCAAGATTCTTGTCCTTGTTACACCGAAactcaaaaaccctaattcaagCTAAGCAACTCCATGGTCAACTCGTGATTCACGGCTGCCGAGACAACTCTCTCCTCGGCAAACTCATAGGCCATTACTGTTCGAAGCAATCTACAGAAAGCTCCAAGCTTGCTCATTCACTAGTGTTCCCTCGATATAGTAATCCTGACAAGTTTCTCTTCAACACATTGCTTAAATGCAGCAACCCAGAAGACTCTATACGGATCTTCACCAACTGGGTATCAAAAAGTTCGTTGCTTTATCTCAACGAGCGCACGTTCGTCTTCCTCCTCGGCGCTTGCGCCAGGTCAGGTTCTTCTTCGCGGGTCGGGAGGATTGTTCACGGGATGGTGATGAAGCTTGGGTTTCTCTATAACTCTGAGTTGATTGGAACCACTTTACTCCATTTCTATGCTAAGCATGGGGATTTACGTTATGCGaggaaggtgttcgatgaaatgcctgagagaaCTTCTGTTACATGGAACGCAATGATCGGAGGGTATTGTTCGCATAAGGACAAAGGGAATCACAATGCGAGAAAAGGGATGATTCTGTTTCGGAGATTCTCTTGTTGTGGTGATGGAGTTAGTAGACCTACTGATACGACCATGGTTTGTGTTCTTTCAGCCATCTCTCAGATGGGTTTGCTTGAAGCGGGTGCTCTTGTTCATGGGTACATAGAGAAACTTGGGTTTACACCCGAAGTTGATGTCTTTATCGGTACTGGACTTGTAGACATGTACTCGAAATGCGGCTGCTTGAACAGCGCTATCTCTGTGTTCGAGCTAATGAGAGCGAAGAATGTCTTGACATGGACCTCGATGGCGACAGGGCTAGCTCTCAACGGAAGGGGGAACGAAACACCGAGTCTTCTAAACCGAATGGCGGAGTCTGGTATCAAACCAAACGAAGTAACTTTCACTAGTTTGCTTTCGGCTTACCGTCATAACGGTCTTGTTCAAGAAGGGCTGGAGTTGTTTCGGAGCATGAGGACAAGGTTTGGTGTCACTCCGGTGATTCAACACTATGGATGCATAGTGGATCTTCTCGGCAAAGCAGGGCGGTTACAAGAAGCGTATGAGTTTGTGTTAGCTATGCCTATTAAACCGGATGCTATCATGTTGAGAAGTCTATGCAATGCCTGCAGCATCTATGGAGAGACTGTATTGGGTGAAGAGATCGGAAAAGCTCTTACCGAGATGGAACAAGAGGAAAAGGGTTCTGACTGCGAAGATTATGTTGCTTTGTCTAATGTGTTAGCTTCTAAAGGGAAATGGGTAGAGGTAGAGAAGCTGAGGGATGAGATGAAAGAAAGAAGGATCAGAACAAGACCTGGTTACAGCTTTGTTTAG